One window from the genome of Streptomyces sp. NBC_00287 encodes:
- a CDS encoding cytochrome P450 has product MTSSIGESYDPLGAHLQDPYPFFALAREQEPVFYSEVLRAWVVTRFDDVRTVLQRHETFSTANALRSPLPLHPDALAVLERGFPPSSAIINVNGDRHLKVRAPLAKRLGTDAVAVMEPEIRKRATALVDAMAADGSAELMSQYARVLPVETISDMCGIDAQDRAIIRDGAYACVAVITGGASREEEVGAAELFLEFQQVMARYVRERRDRPGTDAFSEIAEVLAPPGPIDDEQLAELVWTFIGLITAGHSTTTALLGNGLWHLLSHPEQWELLCRQPELIPGAVEEISRYDTPVHAFFRMTTREVSLGGRTLPAGADVVALYSAANRDPEEFDQPETFDITRQMTRHLTFGHGVHACVGARLARLQLAVTLEALTTRLPGLHLVPDSPVRMARQFVDHAPVALHVAW; this is encoded by the coding sequence ATGACAAGCTCCATCGGCGAGTCGTACGACCCCCTCGGCGCGCATCTTCAAGACCCGTATCCCTTCTTCGCGCTGGCGCGGGAGCAGGAGCCGGTCTTCTACTCCGAGGTGCTGCGGGCCTGGGTGGTGACCCGGTTCGACGATGTGCGCACGGTGCTGCAGCGGCACGAGACGTTCTCCACGGCGAACGCCCTGCGCTCCCCGCTTCCGCTGCATCCGGACGCCCTCGCCGTGCTGGAGCGCGGCTTCCCGCCCTCCTCCGCCATCATCAACGTCAACGGCGACCGGCACCTGAAGGTGCGGGCCCCGCTCGCCAAGCGGCTCGGCACGGACGCGGTGGCCGTGATGGAGCCGGAGATCCGCAAGCGGGCGACGGCGCTCGTGGACGCCATGGCGGCGGACGGCTCGGCCGAGTTGATGAGCCAGTACGCGCGCGTGCTGCCCGTTGAGACCATCAGCGACATGTGCGGCATCGACGCGCAGGACCGGGCGATCATCCGGGACGGCGCCTATGCCTGCGTCGCGGTCATCACCGGCGGCGCCTCCCGCGAGGAAGAGGTCGGGGCGGCCGAGCTGTTCCTGGAGTTCCAGCAGGTCATGGCGCGCTATGTGCGCGAGCGCAGGGACCGGCCGGGCACGGACGCCTTCAGTGAGATCGCCGAGGTGCTCGCGCCCCCGGGACCCATCGACGACGAGCAACTCGCCGAACTCGTATGGACGTTCATCGGGCTGATCACCGCCGGGCACTCGACCACCACCGCCCTGCTGGGCAACGGACTGTGGCATCTGCTCTCCCACCCCGAGCAGTGGGAACTGCTGTGCCGGCAGCCTGAGCTGATCCCGGGCGCCGTGGAGGAGATCTCCCGCTACGACACCCCCGTGCACGCCTTCTTCCGGATGACCACGCGCGAAGTGAGCCTGGGCGGACGGACCCTGCCGGCGGGGGCCGACGTGGTGGCGCTCTACAGCGCGGCCAACCGGGACCCCGAGGAGTTCGACCAGCCCGAGACGTTCGACATCACCCGGCAGATGACCCGGCACCTGACCTTCGGCCACGGCGTGCACGCCTGTGTGGGCGCCCGGCTGGCCAGGCTCCAGCTCGCGGTGACGCTGGAGGCCCTGACCACCCGGCTCCCGGGGCTGCACCTGGTACCGGACAGCCCGGTCCGCATGGCCCGGCAGTTCGTCGACCACGCCCCCGTCGCCCTGCACGTCGCCTGGTGA
- the rfbC gene encoding dTDP-4-dehydrorhamnose 3,5-epimerase — translation MRALGIDGAWVLEPKVFPDDRGSFHEWYRGEEFREATGHDLTLAQANCSVSRRGVVRGVHFSDVPPGQAKYVTCVRGAVLDVVVDLRTGSPAFGQWEAVRLDDDTRHAVFLAEGLGHAFMALTDDATVIYLCSTGYAPDREHGVHPLDPDLGLPWPEGMEPVLSPKDAEAPPLAQALRTGLLPSYEDCVARYRWLRGG, via the coding sequence GTGCGCGCACTGGGGATCGACGGTGCCTGGGTGCTGGAGCCCAAGGTCTTTCCGGACGACCGGGGCAGCTTCCACGAGTGGTACCGGGGCGAGGAGTTCCGCGAGGCCACCGGACACGACCTGACGCTCGCGCAGGCCAACTGCTCCGTCTCCCGGCGGGGCGTGGTGCGCGGCGTGCACTTCTCCGACGTTCCGCCCGGTCAGGCCAAGTACGTGACCTGTGTGCGCGGCGCCGTCCTGGACGTGGTGGTCGATCTGCGCACCGGATCCCCGGCGTTCGGGCAGTGGGAGGCGGTACGGCTCGACGACGACACCCGGCACGCGGTGTTCCTCGCCGAGGGCCTCGGGCACGCCTTCATGGCGCTCACCGACGACGCCACCGTCATCTACCTGTGCTCCACCGGCTACGCCCCGGACCGCGAGCACGGCGTGCACCCGCTCGACCCGGACCTGGGGCTGCCCTGGCCCGAGGGCATGGAGCCCGTGCTGTCCCCCAAGGACGCCGAGGCACCGCCCCTGGCCCAGGCGCTGCGCACCGGGCTCCTGCCGTCGTACGAGGACTGTGTCGCCCGCTACCGGTGGCTGCGCGGCGGCTGA